One Ktedonobacteraceae bacterium DNA segment encodes these proteins:
- a CDS encoding penicillin acylase family protein yields the protein MASWWQKTAAAGLAGLTGGAYYMLMRRPLPKRKGKVRLEGLHENVEVITDRYGVPHIYAQNEDDLFFAQGYIHAQERLWQMELNRRIGSGRLAEIFGEVALEADRFTRRLGLHRAASAAVAQLPEHSKRILEAYAAGINAYIEHHTHKLPIEFTLLRFKPGPWRIEDSIQWSKMMAWNLGGNWETEVIRARIVAKVGAERAAKLEAGYDSQHPLIIPPGVEYRGVNSTILEQYAQLRQLSGFGLMGASNNWVVDGTMTTTGQPMLCNDPHLGQVAPSIWYECHLVAGDIDTVGASFPGTPGIIIGHNRFIAWGVTNAISDIEDLYIEKFNPQNPNQYEFQGQWEDAQVIREEIRVKGAKDPVIEEVRVTRHGPILTHLSLPSTNGKSGNNGSRAEQAELPLAIRWTGAESHRIISAAHMLDRATNWEEFREALQNWDTPPQNFVYADIEGNIGYIMAGAIPIRTKGQALLPAPGWTGEYEWKGYIPFDELPQIFNPAQHFIVTANNRVVDDNYPYYITHEWLNGYRAQRIRDLLTSKGRLALSDMAAIQADYYSLPAVEIVPHILNLSPTTPLEKDALDALRAWNYILSADSAAAAIYATFLYKVERLVFGAVLGNDEELLNMYLGTGTTILAPVNGFDSRNKALLIRLMNEHDDAWFANSSILNGPKSWDAALSSAFHAAVEDLREKFGPDISRWKYGNIHKMIYAHPLGRVKPLDKIFNRGPYGIGGDINTVNMGASLPNQPEVVLTVPSYRQIVNLADMGASLSGHAPGQSGHPASKHYADFIRPWRRVEHHPMLFERSAIEENAEGTLEMIPPKR from the coding sequence ATGGCATCCTGGTGGCAAAAAACGGCAGCGGCAGGTCTGGCCGGTTTGACCGGAGGAGCTTACTATATGCTGATGCGTCGTCCACTCCCAAAGAGGAAAGGAAAAGTACGCCTGGAGGGATTGCACGAAAACGTTGAAGTCATTACGGATCGCTATGGTGTGCCTCATATCTACGCGCAGAATGAGGATGATCTGTTTTTTGCCCAGGGCTATATTCACGCGCAGGAACGGCTCTGGCAGATGGAACTCAACCGGCGTATCGGGTCCGGTCGCCTCGCAGAAATATTCGGTGAAGTAGCGCTTGAAGCCGACCGTTTCACGCGCAGATTGGGATTACATCGCGCGGCCAGTGCTGCTGTTGCTCAATTGCCGGAACACAGCAAGCGCATTCTAGAAGCCTATGCCGCTGGCATTAATGCCTATATCGAACACCACACGCATAAGCTGCCCATCGAATTTACCTTGCTGCGTTTCAAACCGGGGCCATGGCGCATCGAGGATAGCATTCAATGGTCGAAGATGATGGCCTGGAACCTCGGCGGCAACTGGGAAACCGAGGTGATCCGCGCCCGCATCGTCGCAAAAGTGGGAGCAGAACGAGCGGCGAAACTTGAGGCTGGCTACGACTCTCAGCATCCATTGATTATCCCACCCGGCGTTGAATACCGGGGCGTCAACTCCACAATTCTAGAACAATATGCGCAGCTGCGCCAACTCAGCGGCTTTGGGCTGATGGGCGCAAGCAATAACTGGGTAGTTGATGGAACCATGACCACCACCGGCCAGCCAATGCTCTGTAACGATCCTCATCTTGGGCAGGTCGCTCCTTCCATCTGGTACGAATGCCACCTGGTCGCGGGGGATATAGATACAGTAGGGGCAAGTTTTCCGGGTACGCCAGGGATTATCATCGGGCATAACCGCTTCATAGCCTGGGGAGTGACCAATGCCATATCCGATATCGAAGACCTTTATATCGAAAAATTCAACCCACAGAATCCCAACCAATATGAATTTCAAGGCCAATGGGAAGACGCCCAGGTTATTCGCGAAGAGATCCGCGTAAAAGGCGCTAAAGACCCCGTGATTGAGGAAGTGCGCGTAACTCGCCATGGCCCGATCCTGACACATCTTTCCCTACCTTCCACAAATGGCAAGAGCGGCAATAACGGCTCGCGCGCAGAGCAGGCCGAGCTACCCCTGGCAATCCGTTGGACAGGAGCAGAATCGCATAGGATCATCTCAGCCGCGCATATGCTGGACAGGGCGACAAATTGGGAAGAATTCCGCGAGGCGCTACAAAATTGGGACACGCCCCCGCAAAACTTCGTCTATGCCGATATCGAGGGCAATATCGGCTATATCATGGCCGGTGCTATTCCTATTCGCACGAAAGGCCAGGCGCTACTTCCCGCGCCCGGCTGGACCGGGGAGTACGAATGGAAAGGTTATATCCCTTTCGACGAACTGCCCCAGATATTCAATCCCGCTCAACATTTCATCGTTACCGCCAATAACCGCGTCGTAGACGATAACTATCCCTACTATATTACGCATGAATGGTTGAATGGCTACCGCGCGCAAAGAATACGTGACCTGCTTACCAGCAAGGGCAGGCTGGCCCTCTCGGATATGGCCGCTATCCAGGCCGATTACTATTCTCTGCCTGCTGTCGAGATCGTTCCACATATCTTAAACCTGTCGCCTACTACTCCGCTGGAAAAGGATGCGCTGGACGCTCTTCGCGCGTGGAACTACATATTGTCCGCCGATAGCGCAGCCGCGGCAATCTACGCCACTTTCCTTTATAAAGTGGAACGCCTCGTCTTTGGTGCTGTGCTCGGCAACGACGAGGAGTTGTTGAATATGTACCTTGGCACCGGCACAACCATTCTCGCGCCCGTCAACGGCTTTGATAGTCGCAACAAGGCACTCCTCATTCGCCTGATGAACGAGCATGACGATGCCTGGTTTGCCAACTCAAGCATTCTTAATGGCCCGAAATCATGGGATGCGGCACTTTCAAGCGCGTTTCATGCCGCCGTCGAGGACCTACGAGAAAAATTTGGCCCAGATATTTCTCGCTGGAAATATGGCAACATCCATAAAATGATTTATGCGCATCCATTGGGAAGGGTAAAACCGCTCGATAAAATCTTCAATCGCGGCCCATATGGTATAGGGGGAGATATCAATACGGTCAATATGGGGGCATCGTTACCCAACCAGCCAGAAGTCGTGCTTACCGTGCCATCATACCGGCAGATTGTCAACCTGGCGGATATGGGCGCCTCGCTTTCCGGCCATGCTCCGGGGCAATCCGGTCATCCCGCCAGCAAACATTATGCCGACTTCATACGGCCCTGGCGGCGCGTCGAACACCACCCCATGCTCTTCGAGCGCAGTGCCATCGAGGAAAATGCCGAGGGTACGCTTGAGATGATACCACCCAAACGTTGA
- the cysS gene encoding cysteine--tRNA ligase — MTNISTIPVYLYNTLTRNKELFRPLHPPRVGIYSCGPTVYKDIHIGNFRTFIMTDWLRRMLEYNGYDVLLVRNITDVGHLQNDTEESGEDKLEYEARTTGRSAYEIADYYTRQYMRDAAELNILPPQLNPKATDHIPEMQVMTEKLIERGLAYVVDGNVYYDVSSFPFYGQLSGNTVENLQAGGSGRVQLEIAEDKEAPEDFALWKHGDESRQMNWPSPWGIGFPGWHIECSAMATKYLGEQFDIHTGGIDLIFPHHEDEIAQSEGVSGKPPVQYWVHGEFLNIGKGETTKMSRSKGNVILVSTLKEAGIDPMAYRYLLLTAHYRSKLNFTDESITAAQNGLNNLRADIASLPPVEASSLQEPWSEAAQQVRDAFHMAINDDLELPTALSITREVARNNKIAPEERHRLILDFDRVLGLRLDTVESKTPRALSEEVLALVRERDAARAARDWKRSDQLRDQLKALGFEVRDTAQGTELV; from the coding sequence ATGACAAACATTTCGACCATACCGGTTTACCTGTATAACACTTTGACTAGAAATAAAGAACTGTTCCGGCCGCTGCATCCACCGCGGGTCGGCATCTATTCTTGCGGACCGACCGTCTACAAAGACATTCATATCGGCAACTTCCGCACGTTTATCATGACCGACTGGCTGCGCCGTATGCTTGAATACAACGGCTACGATGTCTTACTGGTGCGCAACATTACCGATGTCGGCCACCTGCAAAATGATACAGAGGAAAGCGGTGAAGATAAGCTGGAGTACGAAGCGCGTACAACAGGTCGTTCCGCTTACGAAATTGCCGATTACTACACGCGTCAATACATGCGTGACGCGGCTGAACTGAATATCCTGCCGCCGCAGTTGAACCCGAAGGCGACCGACCATATCCCGGAGATGCAGGTCATGACGGAGAAGCTGATCGAGCGCGGTCTGGCATATGTTGTAGATGGCAATGTCTACTACGATGTCAGCAGCTTCCCTTTCTACGGGCAGCTCTCCGGCAATACGGTTGAAAACCTGCAAGCAGGAGGCAGTGGACGCGTGCAGTTAGAAATCGCCGAGGATAAAGAGGCGCCGGAGGACTTCGCCCTCTGGAAGCATGGAGATGAAAGCCGGCAGATGAACTGGCCGAGTCCCTGGGGCATTGGTTTCCCTGGCTGGCACATCGAATGCTCAGCGATGGCGACTAAATACCTGGGCGAGCAATTCGATATCCATACCGGCGGCATTGACCTGATCTTCCCGCATCATGAAGATGAGATTGCGCAGAGCGAGGGCGTGAGCGGCAAACCGCCCGTGCAGTACTGGGTGCATGGTGAGTTCCTGAATATCGGCAAGGGCGAGACAACCAAAATGTCCCGCTCCAAGGGAAATGTGATCCTGGTAAGCACCCTGAAAGAAGCCGGAATCGATCCGATGGCTTATCGTTACCTGCTGCTGACCGCTCATTACCGTTCAAAGTTGAACTTCACAGATGAGTCGATCACAGCTGCGCAGAATGGCTTGAACAACCTGCGCGCCGATATTGCCTCACTTCCACCTGTGGAAGCATCTTCTTTACAGGAGCCATGGTCGGAGGCAGCACAGCAGGTACGCGATGCTTTCCACATGGCCATCAACGATGATCTGGAGCTGCCGACCGCGTTGAGCATCACGCGCGAGGTAGCGCGGAACAATAAGATTGCGCCGGAAGAACGACATCGCCTGATCCTCGACTTTGATCGAGTACTGGGCCTGCGCCTGGATACCGTCGAATCAAAAACACCGCGCGCGCTCAGCGAAGAGGTACTTGCACTGGTGCGCGAGCGCGATGCCGCGCGTGCTGCTCGCGACTGGAAACGTTCTGATCAATTACGCGATCAACTCAAGGCGCTTGGCTTTGAGGTACGCGATACAGCTCAAGGAACTGAGTTAGTTTAG
- the metH gene encoding methionine synthase, whose translation MSRFLQALAQRVLIYDGAMGTNIQRYQLTAEDYGGQATEGCNEYLVLAKPSVIEEIHTGFLEAGCDVLETDSFTGSRLKLDEYGLGALTHEINLTAAKLARRLVDAYSTPEQPRFVAGSIGPTGMLPSSNDPLLSNITYQQLVEIFREQAAALLEGGVDVLLIETSQDMLEVRAAITGLRCAMQQVGRSVPIQAQVSLDTSGRMLLGTDIAAVMTTLVGLRVDIIGLNCSTGPDYMREPVRFLAENCPLPISTIPNAGIPLNVNGLAVYPTGPEEMAVALRDFITEFGVNIVGGCCGNSHEHLRAIVKACRTAPRRPRPVADNNCNNKVFANISLPFVSSGIRATALQQDPPPLLVGERVNSQGSRKAKQALLQDDYDTLLNIAREQVEGGAHVLDVCVALTERVDESDQMAKTIKKLSMGIEAPLVIDSTEPEVIKAALETYPGRAIINSINMENGRQRIESVLPLAIEHGAAVVALTIDEIGMGKTTARKVEIAHKIYDICVHEYGLAPNALIFDTLTFPITTGQEELQTAAIETLEAIKRVKAELPGVLTILGVSNVSFGLKPHARAVLNSVFLYHAVKAGLDAAIVNPTHITPYAEIDAEQRQLAEDLIYNRPDALPNYIAYFEAHEPQKGDSSTKADPTEGMNTAERIHWQILHRRKEGIEPLIEQAIEERAAEMGIPKSEAAVNVLNTILLPAMKDVGDRFGAGELILPFVLQSAEVMKRAVACLECFLEKKEGYTKGKVVLATVFGDVHDIGKNLVNTILSNNGYTVYDLGKQVPLNTILDKAIEVNADAIGLSALLVSTSKQMPLCVKELHKRDLKFPVIVGGAAINRSYGRRILFVDEQAPDSTPVPYQPGVFYARDAFEGLEIVDRLTGDPAERASFVEQIQQEALRERFKKAAPASEDTARSRGGADVPSSSIRRDISIPKPPFWGPRVLERIGIEDVAACMDLNTLYRLHWGGKAHGAEFARLVDEEFQPRLERMLLEARQRRYLQPKVVYGYFPCQSHGNDLIIYDPQNFSGSSKQGREITRFHFPRQGERDRLCLADYFAPVDSGKIDVVALQVVTMGQSASDYVHELQQAGNYAEAYYTHGLAVEMAEGLAEYTNRVIRQELGLEGTRGRRYSWGYPAIPDLEDHEKVFQLLPVQASIGVNLTEAYQLVPEQSTAAIVVHHPQAVYFAIRAIAEEALTTQ comes from the coding sequence ATGAGTAGATTTCTTCAAGCCCTGGCGCAGCGCGTCTTAATCTACGATGGCGCCATGGGCACGAATATACAACGCTATCAACTGACGGCAGAAGATTATGGCGGTCAGGCGACCGAGGGCTGCAATGAATATCTTGTACTCGCAAAACCCTCTGTCATCGAAGAAATTCATACCGGCTTTCTCGAAGCCGGTTGTGATGTGCTGGAAACCGATTCTTTTACCGGTAGCCGTCTCAAACTCGATGAATATGGCCTTGGCGCATTGACGCACGAAATTAATCTGACTGCCGCAAAACTGGCAAGAAGGTTGGTCGATGCTTACAGCACCCCTGAACAGCCACGCTTTGTCGCCGGTTCGATTGGCCCTACAGGTATGCTACCATCATCCAATGACCCGCTTTTGAGCAATATCACGTACCAGCAGCTTGTAGAAATCTTCCGCGAGCAGGCAGCCGCCTTGCTGGAAGGCGGCGTAGACGTGCTGCTCATCGAAACCAGCCAGGATATGCTGGAGGTACGGGCCGCGATTACGGGGCTTCGCTGTGCCATGCAACAGGTAGGTCGCTCTGTACCTATTCAGGCCCAGGTTTCGCTCGACACCAGCGGGCGTATGCTGCTCGGCACCGATATCGCCGCCGTCATGACGACGCTTGTTGGCCTGCGAGTCGATATTATTGGCTTGAATTGTTCAACCGGCCCCGATTACATGCGCGAGCCGGTACGCTTCCTGGCAGAAAATTGTCCTTTGCCCATCTCGACCATCCCCAATGCCGGCATTCCGCTCAACGTCAACGGCCTCGCCGTCTATCCTACCGGGCCGGAGGAAATGGCTGTGGCGCTGCGCGATTTCATCACCGAATTTGGCGTCAACATCGTTGGCGGCTGCTGCGGCAATAGCCACGAGCACCTGCGCGCCATCGTTAAAGCCTGCCGCACTGCTCCACGCCGGCCACGGCCTGTAGCGGATAACAACTGCAACAACAAAGTATTCGCGAATATATCATTGCCATTCGTCTCCAGCGGCATACGTGCCACCGCTTTGCAGCAAGACCCACCGCCATTGCTGGTCGGAGAGCGCGTCAATAGCCAGGGGAGCCGCAAAGCAAAACAGGCGCTGCTTCAAGACGACTATGACACACTGCTGAATATCGCGCGCGAACAGGTTGAGGGTGGAGCGCACGTGCTGGATGTGTGTGTCGCGCTTACCGAGCGTGTAGACGAATCAGACCAGATGGCAAAGACCATTAAAAAGCTCTCCATGGGCATCGAAGCGCCCCTGGTAATCGACTCGACCGAGCCGGAGGTGATAAAAGCTGCCCTGGAGACATATCCTGGCCGCGCTATCATCAATTCCATCAATATGGAGAACGGTCGCCAGCGCATCGAGAGCGTCCTTCCCCTGGCAATCGAACATGGCGCTGCCGTCGTCGCGCTCACCATCGACGAGATAGGCATGGGCAAAACGACCGCGCGCAAAGTCGAAATCGCCCACAAAATCTATGATATCTGCGTCCACGAATACGGACTGGCTCCCAATGCGCTCATCTTCGATACGCTTACCTTTCCCATTACAACCGGCCAGGAAGAGTTGCAGACGGCAGCAATTGAAACGCTGGAGGCGATCAAGCGCGTGAAAGCCGAACTGCCGGGTGTCTTGACCATTCTCGGCGTCAGCAACGTTTCATTTGGCTTAAAGCCGCACGCGCGCGCCGTTCTCAACAGCGTTTTCCTGTATCACGCGGTCAAAGCTGGCCTTGATGCCGCTATTGTCAATCCTACGCACATCACCCCGTACGCGGAAATAGATGCTGAACAGCGCCAGCTGGCGGAAGACCTGATCTACAATCGCCCCGACGCGCTGCCGAATTACATTGCTTACTTCGAGGCGCACGAGCCGCAAAAAGGTGACAGTAGTACAAAGGCCGACCCAACCGAAGGTATGAATACGGCGGAGCGCATTCACTGGCAAATCCTGCACCGCCGCAAAGAGGGTATCGAGCCATTGATCGAGCAGGCCATCGAGGAACGGGCCGCTGAGATGGGCATTCCTAAAAGCGAAGCTGCCGTCAATGTTCTCAACACCATTCTGCTGCCAGCTATGAAAGACGTGGGCGACCGCTTCGGCGCGGGCGAACTGATTCTACCGTTCGTGCTACAATCAGCCGAAGTCATGAAGCGCGCGGTAGCCTGCCTGGAATGTTTCCTTGAGAAAAAGGAAGGCTATACGAAAGGCAAGGTGGTACTGGCCACCGTCTTTGGCGATGTGCATGACATCGGCAAAAATCTGGTCAATACCATCCTGAGCAATAATGGCTATACCGTTTACGACCTTGGCAAGCAGGTGCCGCTCAACACTATTCTGGATAAGGCCATCGAGGTCAATGCCGATGCCATCGGCCTCTCTGCCCTACTGGTCAGCACATCTAAGCAGATGCCGCTCTGCGTCAAAGAATTACACAAACGCGACCTGAAGTTCCCGGTTATCGTGGGTGGTGCAGCCATCAATCGCTCCTATGGGCGTCGTATCCTCTTCGTCGATGAACAGGCACCGGATTCAACGCCTGTCCCTTATCAACCGGGCGTGTTTTACGCTCGCGACGCTTTCGAAGGATTGGAAATTGTGGACAGGCTGACGGGCGATCCGGCAGAACGAGCCAGCTTTGTCGAGCAGATTCAGCAAGAGGCGCTGCGAGAACGCTTCAAGAAGGCGGCTCCTGCATCAGAAGATACTGCTCGTTCAAGAGGAGGCGCAGATGTGCCTTCATCCAGCATTCGACGCGATATCTCTATCCCAAAGCCACCGTTCTGGGGTCCAAGAGTGTTGGAGCGTATTGGCATCGAGGATGTCGCGGCATGTATGGACCTCAATACACTCTACCGGCTGCATTGGGGTGGCAAAGCGCATGGAGCTGAATTCGCGCGCCTCGTCGACGAGGAGTTCCAGCCGAGGCTGGAGCGCATGCTGCTCGAAGCCAGGCAGCGCCGCTACTTGCAGCCGAAAGTGGTCTATGGCTACTTCCCCTGCCAATCTCATGGCAACGATCTGATCATCTATGACCCACAGAATTTCTCGGGTAGCAGCAAGCAAGGGCGGGAGATCACTCGATTTCACTTTCCCCGGCAAGGAGAACGCGACCGCCTGTGTCTCGCCGATTATTTCGCCCCGGTAGATAGCGGAAAAATCGATGTGGTGGCACTTCAGGTCGTCACCATGGGGCAATCGGCCAGCGATTATGTGCATGAATTGCAGCAGGCAGGAAATTATGCCGAAGCCTATTACACTCACGGGCTGGCAGTCGAAATGGCGGAAGGATTGGCCGAATATACGAACCGCGTGATTCGACAGGAACTCGGGCTGGAAGGCACACGAGGGAGGCGCTATAGCTGGGGCTATCCGGCCATTCCCGATCTTGAAGACCACGAAAAAGTTTTCCAACTGCTGCCCGTCCAGGCCAGCATTGGCGTCAACCTGACAGAAGCCTACCAGTTAGTTCCTGAGCAATCGACGGCTGCTATTGTCGTGCATCACCCGCAGGCTGTCTACTTCGCCATCAGAGCAATCGCTGAGGAAGCTCTGACAACACAGTAA
- a CDS encoding type II toxin-antitoxin system HicB family antitoxin yields MYHFLVVIEKGENNYSAYAPDLPGCVATGETLEDVEKNMREAMGLHVKGMIANHRPIPRPRAVARYMDVTIPRLRA; encoded by the coding sequence ATGTATCACTTTCTCGTCGTCATTGAAAAAGGGGAGAATAACTATAGCGCTTATGCCCCCGATTTACCGGGATGTGTCGCGACAGGCGAGACATTAGAAGATGTCGAAAAGAACATGCGCGAAGCAATGGGATTGCATGTAAAGGGAATGATCGCAAATCACAGGCCAATTCCCAGACCGCGTGCTGTGGCTCGCTACATGGATGTGACTATTCCCCGTTTAAGAGCTTGA
- a CDS encoding type II toxin-antitoxin system VapC family toxin produces MNKIVVVDASIALKWAITEADSKTARALLAEWVNQGVEIKAPALLAYEITNILYREVRAGRISSDTAKIGIKLIFRTVKLVLSKNSSFNIRAMALAEHYGLPASYGAHYLAFAEQQGCELWTSDTRLWRSVKGQLDWVRTLESYSPSSS; encoded by the coding sequence ATGAATAAAATAGTTGTTGTTGACGCAAGCATCGCTCTCAAATGGGCAATTACCGAAGCGGACTCAAAGACGGCCCGAGCATTACTGGCAGAGTGGGTAAATCAGGGTGTGGAGATAAAAGCTCCTGCTTTGCTCGCTTATGAAATAACCAATATTCTCTATCGGGAGGTACGTGCTGGTAGAATCAGCTCGGATACTGCAAAAATCGGTATTAAACTCATATTTAGAACCGTTAAGCTCGTTCTTTCAAAAAACTCATCTTTCAATATTCGAGCAATGGCATTGGCCGAGCACTATGGCTTACCAGCCTCATACGGCGCTCACTACCTGGCATTTGCAGAACAGCAAGGCTGCGAACTCTGGACATCCGATACGCGGCTATGGAGATCAGTAAAAGGACAACTGGATTGGGTGCGTACATTAGAGAGCTACTCACCTTCCTCATCATAG
- a CDS encoding GNAT family N-acetyltransferase — translation MAEEWKRAEYLISTDKNKLDLSVVHDFLTTSYWAAGIPMEIVKKSVEHSLNFGVYYERQQVGFARVITDYATFAYIGDVFILEEFRGRGLSKWLLEVIANHPELQGLRRWLLLTRDAHGLYEKTGFVRPKTLERYMERHFPDVYKPR, via the coding sequence ATGGCTGAAGAATGGAAACGTGCAGAATATCTCATTAGCACAGATAAAAACAAGCTCGATCTCTCAGTAGTGCATGATTTTTTGACGACTTCGTATTGGGCAGCAGGCATCCCTATGGAAATTGTGAAAAAATCTGTTGAGCATTCACTTAATTTTGGCGTCTACTACGAGAGGCAGCAGGTAGGCTTTGCCCGTGTTATCACGGATTATGCCACGTTTGCCTACATCGGCGATGTGTTTATCCTTGAGGAATTTCGCGGGCGCGGTTTGAGCAAGTGGTTATTGGAGGTCATCGCGAATCATCCTGAACTGCAAGGACTGCGCAGGTGGTTGCTGCTGACAAGGGATGCTCATGGATTGTATGAGAAAACCGGATTCGTCAGGCCAAAGACGCTGGAGCGCTACATGGAGAGGCATTTCCCGGATGTTTATAAACCGAGATAA
- a CDS encoding YbjQ family protein: protein MGEPRNAMDIRPGYRGRAFTSDLTGQEFWLVVDKGFQPMGLVIGNCIYSMGAIRNWLVGVKSNFQGELKEYSQLMYQARELALSRMQFEADQLGADGVIGVDIKIEFLHNSEWMEVTAIGTAVRWVGSGPNMPPTGQGRVMIPAG from the coding sequence ATGGGTGAACCGCGTAACGCGATGGATATTCGACCGGGCTATCGAGGACGAGCCTTTACCTCCGACCTGACCGGCCAGGAGTTCTGGCTCGTGGTTGATAAAGGCTTTCAACCGATGGGATTGGTCATCGGGAACTGCATCTACTCGATGGGAGCGATTCGCAACTGGTTAGTCGGAGTCAAGAGCAATTTCCAGGGCGAACTGAAAGAGTATTCACAACTGATGTACCAGGCACGCGAGCTGGCATTGAGCCGCATGCAATTCGAGGCCGACCAGCTTGGAGCAGACGGAGTGATCGGTGTCGATATCAAGATAGAGTTTTTGCATAACAGCGAATGGATGGAAGTGACCGCTATAGGCACGGCAGTACGCTGGGTTGGCAGCGGCCCCAACATGCCCCCAACAGGACAGGGCCGTGTGATGATCCCCGCGGGTTAG
- a CDS encoding DUF4232 domain-containing protein, with protein sequence MNPHHLVRGIFWFLWLCSVALVLGGCAHASSSAGLTPTVPAPRVSPSAPAPCQTQQLRLAFDKSAAAMSNDGAQFVLANQSKEGCTLSGYPALQLLDARHQPIRAQVVPSTEAYLYITHVPHRFVLQAGKKAYFVVEWGNLGDCASAPAFLRVTPPGNQTPLLLAFRFCPYKDDVEISPLEPDQVLGVFA encoded by the coding sequence ATGAACCCCCATCACCTGGTTAGAGGGATATTCTGGTTCCTCTGGCTGTGCTCAGTGGCCTTAGTCCTCGGTGGGTGCGCACACGCCTCGTCTTCGGCTGGCTTGACACCGACCGTGCCAGCGCCACGGGTATCGCCTTCGGCTCCGGCTCCCTGTCAAACCCAGCAACTCCGGCTCGCTTTTGACAAAAGCGCTGCCGCTATGAGCAACGATGGCGCGCAGTTTGTCCTGGCGAACCAGTCGAAGGAGGGTTGTACGCTCTCCGGCTATCCAGCGCTCCAGCTCCTCGATGCTCGACACCAGCCCATCCGAGCACAGGTTGTGCCATCCACGGAGGCCTATCTGTATATCACACATGTGCCCCATCGGTTTGTCCTTCAGGCAGGGAAGAAGGCGTATTTCGTGGTCGAGTGGGGTAACTTAGGCGACTGTGCATCTGCGCCGGCGTTTCTGCGCGTCACGCCGCCGGGCAATCAGACGCCTCTGCTGCTCGCTTTCCGGTTCTGTCCCTACAAGGATGACGTGGAAATCTCTCCACTAGAGCCGGATCAGGTTCTGGGTGTGTTTGCCTGA